A genomic region of Caenorhabditis elegans chromosome V contains the following coding sequences:
- the math-33 gene encoding Ubiquitin carboxyl-terminal hydrolase 7 (Confirmed by transcript evidence) — MQCSPDPEDLLIVPTHDIPSYDESLDPFGPEGHLSLDIDCFSKFMSRSDNRIMSKPIIVRGIPWRILAICRNQQGSRHSMNSRVNRSNFNFGFFLQCNNDELLQKRGMWRCYGTAVLEVLNADGPSIQKKIHHSFHNTEVDWGFSNYDQYDTLCNPKDGYVVNDTIKLRCRFTADVPTGANYMWDSKRHTGCIGLRNQGATCYMNSILQSFYFTTGFRRAVYNMDVGTEPNESNIVLAMQRVFYELQMASEAVETNSLTRAFGWDKLDAFNQHDVQEFCRVLLDNLETKMKGTSEEKSIPNLFRGNMKSYIKCLDVDYESSRTESFYDVQLNVLGMDSLERAFEAYTTSEILDDENKYDAGDHGLQRAEKGVKFVELPPILHVQLMRFQYCGVEQKINERFSFPEKMNLASCCELGPMLTEEDCVYSLHAVLVHSGEFHGGHYVTYINVNLHESAVDPTSSAKWCKFDDDVVSRTTTDDAIVSNFGGEKTMNSSAYMLVYVRDNAIDQFLAPIPDSQIPQSVSRTFEMERLHRNREKKKLEEEQLCMGIVLVTPDIVASNHSFDLVDQSIVHDSIPHETVWKHMFTAELYQFVHDRLFEKSAMQKIDMFDSDDEARQARRDNLRRIKSKKFNFRLWRMTDSYSLERTTQKLTSRLRPSEFIDCKTDTRLDTLLSQDFETIYVEFSNNIERPLCEYDTARDLLFFVKYYDTMTDKFTIIGHTMFDCHKRFNLYRSMLCEMIGLPADTELKYYMEHAASYLELVDLTQNYSIGRLVEEQDGGILVVEKVETSTSTQNAKQKMNELFLDVEVEFVQSFYNKKPEEEPFEQFVKRICLDDKLFTVAEEIGARLNVDPKKVLIWTRVSGSRFEPFFDDYMLNTCKGLMTRPVHDPRAYKRYRVQYAIMPFDIDEISKHRIQTKLFWQLPNGHVEELTLFPLKEGTVIDIINEAKRYYPFVEGGSGKFRLLQIGAPPLSNQRVYQIYGENTLISDLDQRTMYKLQALHCRLEEVPIDELDMSPGEFLCPVVHFDREPTKLFGLSFVIKIRNNELMTEVRDRLRRKLNDVSDADFAKYKFALLSRDKLCRTIEFNNGEKVNLADMANQTTGVPQVYIGLDHKSPIQHSSEAAIRILN; from the exons ATGCAGTGCTCGCCGGATCCCGAAGATCTACTCATTGTGCCGACGCACGATATACCATCCTATGATGAAAGTTTGGATCCATTCGGGCCAGAAGGCCATTTGTCCTTGGACATTGACTGCTTTTCGAAGTTTATGTCTCGTTCAGACAATCGGATTATGTCCAAGCCAATTATCGTTCGTGGCATCCCTTGGCGTATTCTAGCCATTTGCAG AAATCAACAAGGAAGTCGGCATTCGATGAACTCTCGTGTCAACCGCAGCAATTTTAACTTCGGGTTCTTTCTGCAGTGCAACAATGATGAGTTGCTGCAGAAACGTGGAATGTGGCGATGCTATGGAACGGCCGTTTTGGAAGTTCTTAATGCGGATGGTCCATCGATTCAGAAAAAGATTCATCATTCATTTCACAATACGGAGGTTGATTggggattttcaaattatgacCAGTATGACACCCTGTGCAACCCCAAAGATGGATACGTAGTGAATGACACTATCAAATTGAGATGTCGTTTCACTGCTGATGTTCCGACTGGAGCCAACTATAT gTGGGATAGCAAACGGCACACTGGTTGCATCGGATTAAGAAACCAAGGAGCCACTTGTTACATGAACTCCATATTGCAATCATTCTACTTCACCACAGGATTCAGACGCGCTGTCTACAACATGGATGTAGGAACAGAGCCGAATGAGAGCAACATTGTGCTTGCAATGCAGAGAGTTTTCTATGAACTCCAGATGGCTAGTGAAGCTGTCGAAACGAACAGTCTCACGAGAGCTTTTGGATGGGATAAGCTTGATGCGTTCAATCAACATGATGTTCAAGAGTTTTGTCGTGTTCTTCTTGACAATCTCGAAACAAAGATGAAAGGAACATCCGAGGAGAAGTCAATCCCAAACTTATTCAGAGGAAACATGAAGTCATATATCAAATGTCTTGATGTGGACTATGAAAGTTCGCGGACTGAATCATTCTACGACGTACAGCTCAATGTACTTGGGATGGATAGCT tggaacgTGCATTCGAAGCTTACACAACATCAGAAATCCTCGATGATGAGAACAAGTATGATGCTGGAGACCACGGACTACAAAGAGCGGAAAAGGGAGTAAAATTCGTCGAGCTTCCACCAATCCTGCACGTTCAGCTCATGCGATTTCAATATTGCGGTGTCGAACAAAAGATCAACGAACGGTTCTCATTTCCGGAGAAAATGAACTTGGCATCTTGTTGCGAGTTAGGACCAATGCTCACCGAAGAAGACTGTGTGTACAGTCTCCACGCGGTTCTTGTTCACAGTGGAGAGTTCCATGGAGGTCACTATGTCACCTATATCAATGTCAATCTTCACGAATCGGCCGTCGATCCAACTTCATCTGCTAAATGGTGCAAGTTTGATGATGATGTTGTTTCTAGAACAACAACAGATGATGCCATCGTAAGCAATTTCGGAGGAGAGAAGACAATGAATTCTTCGGCTTATATGTTGGTCTACGTCCGTGATAACGCGATTGATCAATTCCTTGCTCCAATCCCAGACAGCCAGATACCACAATCTGTTTCTCGTACTTTTGAAATGGAAAGGCTGCACAGAAACcgtgagaagaaaaaattggaggaaGAACAGCTGTGTATGGGGATAGTTCTTGTGACACCAGATATTGTTGCCTCTAATCATTCTTTCGATCTTGTTGATCAATCCATAGTCCATGACAGTATTCCACACGAGACTGTTTGGAAGCATATGTTCACCGCCGAGCTTTATCAATTTGTTCATGATAGACTTTTCGAGAAGAGCgcaatgcaaaaaattgatatgttCGATTCGGATGATGAAGCTAGACAGGCACGGCGTGATAATCTTCGTCGcattaaatcgaaaaaattcaacttccGTTTGTGGAGAATGACAGATTCATATTCATTGGAAAGAACAACTCAGAAATTGACTTCAAGACTGAGACCATCGGAG ttcatCGATTGCAAAACTGATACACGCCTTGATACCTTGTTGAGCCAAGATTTTGAAACTATCTACGTTGAGTTCTCCAACAATATTGAACGCCCGCTTTGCGAATATGACACAGCAA GGGACCTTctatttttcgtaaaatattACGACACAATGACCGACAAGTTTACTATCATCGGCCATACAATGTTCGACTGTCACAAGCGGTTTAATTTGTACAGATCGATGTTATGTGAAATGATTGGGCTACCCGCTGACACGGAGTTGAAGTATTATATGGAGCATGCTGCGAGTTATCTGGAACTGGTTGATCTTACCCAAAATTATTCGATCGGAAGACTCGTTGAAGAGCAAGACGGTGGTATTCTAGTAGTTGAGAAGGTCGAGACATCTACATCCACACAAAATGCCAAGCAGAAGATGAATGAACTTTTCCTCGACGTAGAAGTTGAATTTGTTCAATCGTTCTACAACAAAAAGCCGGAGGAAGAGCCATTTGAACAATTCGTCAAGAGAATTTGTCTGGACGATAAATTATTCACTGTAGCAGAGGAAATTGGTGCAAGATTGAATGTAGACCCAAAGAAAGTACTCATCTGGACACGTGTGTCTGGTTCTCGATTCGAGCCATTTTTCGATGATTACATGTTAAACACATGCAAAGGACTTATGACAAGACCGGTACATGATCCCAGAGCCTACAAGAGGTATCGTGTACAATATGCTATCATGCCCTTCGATATTGATGAAATCAGTAAGCACCGTATTCAAACCAAACTTTTCTGGCAACTTCCAAATGGACATGTAGAAGAGCTAACACTGTTCCCATTGAAAGAAGGAACTGTCATTGATATTATTAACGAGGCAAAACGATACTATCCATTCGTAGAAGGAGGATCAGGAAAATTCAg GCTTCTACAAATTGGGGCTCCCCCACTCAGTAATCAACGTGTTTATCAAATTTACGGAGAAAACACCTTGATTAGTGATCTTGATCAACGAACAATGTACAAATTG cAGGCTCTACATTGCCGCCTTGAGGAGGTTCCGATTGACGAATTAGATATGTCACCTGGCGAGTTTCTATGCCCAGTCGTCCATTTTGATCGAGAACCCACAAAACTTTTCGGACTCTCATTTGTTATCAAAATACGTAACAATGAGCTGATGACAGAAGTACGGGATCGTCTTCGTAGGAAATTGAACGATGTCTCCGATGCTGACTTTGCCAAATACAAGTTTGCATTGCTTAGCAGAGATAAA CTCTGTCGTACCATCGAATTCAACAACGGCGAGAAAGTCAACCTGGCAGATATGGCAAATCAAACAACTGGAG TTCCACAAGTGTACATTGGTCTAGATCACAAATCACCCATCCAACATTCAAGTGAAGCTGCCATCCGAATCTTGAACTGA